In Paenibacillus xylanilyticus, the genomic window CTTGTTCTGATTTCATCGTACAGTTCCTGCGGAAGAGCCCCTTTGGCGACCAGATCAGCATTTTGCTGCCACCGGTTGGGCTTCGTTGTTCCAACAATAGCCGTATCGACTCCCTCCGTACTTAACGTGAAACGAAGGGCCGTTTCAACCGCCGCTTGTACATCATTACCTGCAAGAAAACCGTAGCCCAGCTCCTGCAACCGTCTCCAATATACGAATGGATAGGCATCTTCGGGGAGCGTGTCAAACGTCCATGCCGCATTGGCAATCGGTCGTTTGGCAATGACGCCCATGTTTCTTTTTCTCGCCTCCGGCAATGTCAAATCAATCGCTTCCTGGTCTGCAATATTTAGCGAAGTTTCCAAACTGTCGAACACCCCGGTTTCAATCGCGTATAGCGCGTCCGTTTTGTCCCCACTGTACCCGATAAACCTGGTCTTTCCGGCTTCCTTGGCGCGCTGCAGCACTTCAATTACCGCCCCTTGCCGAAGAATTTCTTCAGAGCAGCTATGCAAATGAATGACATCCACATACTCCGTTTTGAGTCTTCTCAGGCTGCGGTCAATCGTTTGCTCCAGCACCTTGGCGTCCCAATCAGGTCCATCCACCCCGGCAGCATGTCCGCATTTGGTAAACAAATAATAATCATCACGCCGATGCGAAAGTACATCTCCAATCAGTTCCTCACTGTTCCCATAACATTCGGCGGTATCAATGACATTCAATCCGGCATCCAAAGCGGTATTCAGAAGTGTTTCCACGTCTTGTTTGGATACGTTGCTTCCGATTTCGGATCCGCCAAATCCGAGCGTGCTTACTTTCATGCCTGTGTTTCCATATTCGCGCAGTTCCATGATTGATTCCTCCGAGCTTCGTTAATATAGGTACAACTTATGAAAGATTGACAACTTTATGGGTTATTACCCGTTAGACGAACATCGCACCCACTTTAGATCTATTTGTCCAATAAACATTTAAAATCCGTATAAGAAAAGTGCCCTCTGTTCTTGTCCATGAAATATCGGATCTAATCGTGTCACACGCTCCTAATTCAATCCAATATGTATAGTGACAGTCGATTAGGTCCTCACACACGTTTACGTTACAAAAAACTGGCTCGGATTACCGAGTTCCGGATGAAATTTCTCACGAAATCTTCCTCCTGTGTAGGCTCCAATCACTTTCCTCCAGAACGCCTGAGCGATCACATTGTTGCGCACCTGCGTTACTTTCCATCTTCCCGGAAATCGATGAAACAGCTCATGTGCCGCTTGAGTCCCTATTCCGCTCCGCCGATATTTTTGCATAACAAAGAACTCGGTCAAATAATAATCGTTATCCTTACTCCCAGGCTCGAAGCGTTCCACCAGTGCAAAACCGGCCGGGGCTCCATCACACGTGATGAGAAAAGCAAATTTACGCCCTTCCTCCTCCCAAAATGCTTCCAAACCGGGATACTCCGGAAAAATGCCATTGCTGTCCACATCGATATTCAGGTATTTTGTAAAATCATATAGATAAAACTGCATTAAATGCCGAATTACCTGACTCCGTTCCCGGGGAACCAGCTCGATTTGCATATTCATCCGGTTCACCTCCTCTGCTTAACTTATACTAGTTACTTTAAAGGTTTGTACCGCGAAGGGCAAGAATACCGCCCTCCTCTGCTCTATTCCGTGAACAGGCTGTGACCAAGCAAATTATGGTACACTAGGACATAGACTATTCGAAGAAGAATTAACCAGGAGGTGCCGAACTTGACCAATGTGCAAAAAGAGATTGATCGACGCAAGCTGGATGACAAACTGCCTTCCATGCCTTGGTTCGTTCAGCAATTCATTGACTATAAGCTTCCCGATTTATCACCTTCTACCCTGCTCGAGTACTTAAGGGATTATGATACTTTTTTCAGTTGGCTGCGTGCTGAAGGTTTGTCCCAGGCTGAGTCTAACCGCGAAGTGACGTTAACTGAACTCGAAGTATTACGAATGGATTCGGTAACCTCGTTCCGATTGTTCCTCGCAACTAAACGCGAAGGAGCCAATTCGAGAATTACAGTATCCCGCAAACTGTCCTCTCTGCGCTCCCTCTTTCATTATTTGAGCCAAATTGCCGAAGATGAAGATTTCTATCCGCTGCTGAAACGCAATATTATGGCCAAGATTGAGATCAAACGCACACATAAGCCAAAGGACACCGCGGCGAAGCTCAAAGGAAAACTATTAGAGGATGAGGAGCTGCTTGAGTTTATCGGATATATCCTCGAGGGATATGCAGTCGATATGCAAAAAAACAAACAAGCCCTCTATTCCCATGAACTCAACAAAGAACGGGATGCTTGCATCGCCAGTCTTATTCTCAATTCCGGACTACGTGTATCCGAAGTGGTTAACCTGAATGTTGATGATCTGGATTTGAACAACAAATTGTTATATGTTTACCGCAAAGGTAACAATGATGAAACGTTCAAAACACCCGTATATTTCAGGGAGCAAGCCAAGGATGAACTAGCCAACTACATGCAGCTCCGGCAATCAAGATATCGCACACCCAAACGGGAAAAAGGATTATTCATTGCGCTTCGTAACGGTGAATCCGAAGGCAGCCGAATGACCAAACGAGCGATTCAAGCCATGATTATGAAATATGCCAAATGTTTTGGCAAACCGTATCTGACGGTGCATAAACTGCGGCATTCCTTTGCGACAGACTATTACCTGCAAAACGACATCTATAAAACAAAGGAACAGCTTGGGCATGCTTCGACAGAAACGACCGAAATCTATGCACATCTTACGGACAAAACGATGTCTGAAGCCATTGAGCGTCGTTCGGAAGGTACGGGGTCATAGGAGACACCCATACCAATTAAACAGCGGATACTTTTTACTGATAACCAGTAAGAATATCCGCTGTTTTTCGCTTATTCAATATAGTAATGATAACGAATACGGTAGAATTTGCTGATATGAAACTGCATTATTCTTTCGATCACACCAAATACTTTCCGGCTTATGACTGCGCTAAATTCACATGTTCCAGCAACCATCGGGCAATAAGTTCCGGTTCCTGCACAGCGTGCCAAACCACTTCGCTTATCAGATCAGGTTCACTCCCCGCAGCATGCAAGGTTTCTCTCGGAAACCAGGAAATAACCGCCATCACTCCCTTTAGCTTCTGAAGTATAGCGACATGCTGTTCCTCACGAATCATCACCAGTTTGGGGTAAGGTGCTGCTTTGTATCCTTCGATCAGAATCCAGTCATAATCCGATAGACGACTCAGCATCGTCTCCAGACTGGTTGGCTGCTGCTCGATGACAGCCGTTCGCTTCTCCGACATTACTACCACGGCGGAGGCTCCCGCCTGATGGAAACGATATGAATCGGTTCCTTCATGATCCATCTGGAAATGATCGTGTCCATCATGCTTAATGACGGCAACCCGTAACCCCTCCGAAGAAAGATATCTCGTGAGTTCTGCAGTTAAGGTGCTTTTCCCCGTATTTTTGTATCCTACGATCTGCACAATGTGTGGAAGTGTCCTCTTGTTGACCATGAGCCCTACCTCACCTGTCCACTTGGCAGCTTGAGTATGTGTACTTGTTCTCCTGCAGCAATCCCTTTCTTGTCAGGCGGAATGATGATCAGACAATCACTGTCCTTGATGGTAATCATGACGCTGGACTCATCCACTCTTGACGCAGCAGGCTTCGCATATACCCTGCCATCCCGAATCTCTGTGCGCCCCCGTACGAATCGCGTAAAATTGTTCACTTTTGTATATTCTTGATCCAGGGTCGCTGTCCACTCATCCAAATAAGGCCGGGAATCGTTTTGCATCATACGAATGGTAGGCCGTACGAACAGTCCGAATCCTACAAAACAAGCTCCCGGGTTACCGGATAGGGCAAATAGCAACTTCCCACTAACAACCGCAGCTGTCGTAACACTTCCTGGTCTCATCGTCACTTTATTAAACAGCATCTCCATGTTGCCTTCCCGTACCAGATCACCCATAATGTCATAATCCCCAACCGAGACGCCTCCTGTGGTGACGACAATATCGTTATGCTCGACTGCTTCTGCCAGTTTAGCACGAGCCGTATCCACATCATCGGCTATGGATCCATACATCACAGGTTCAGCACCTGCCTCCACGACCAAGGAACGGAGCATATGACTGTTGCTGTTACGAATGCGTCCAGGCTGCAAAGGCTCATGCACCTCCAGCAATTCCGTTCCCGTTGCAAAAATGGCGACTTTTGGACGTCTAAATACCGGTACATCGGCCACACCAAAAGTAGCCAATACGGATTGTTCTCCTGCCTGGATGATCGTTCCGGCTTCAAGCAGCAGTTGACCTTCCTGAACCTCCAGTCCAATTGGCGTTATATTGGCATTGGGCTGGATATGGCGTTTCAATGCAATCCATTGTTCTCCATCCTGTTCCCTGCTTTCGGTCATCTCCAGCATAACAACGGCATCTGCTCCTTCAGGCACTTGTGCACCTGTCATGATCCGCGCAGTGGTACCTGGAGTGATGGGTACATCCGATGTATATCCACATGGAATTTCATCAACGACTCGCAGCCAGACCTGTTCATCGCTGGTCGCATGAGTTGTGTCACTGCTGACAATGGCATAACCATCCATACCTGACCTTCTGAAGAAAGGGTATGGATGCGGAGCATGAATCGTTTCTGCCAGCGTTCGTCCATGCGCAGATTCCAAGGTTACTTTTTCAACTAAAGCTGTAGTAACATGAGGTGATATTCTGGCCTGAGCAGCCTCGACCTGCACGGCTGTACGGTTGAATTTGCCACTTGTCATATCATCTGAATGTGTATTGATTCTCAAAATGAAACGGACCTCCTTGGGACAGAACTTGTTTAAGAAAGTGTAGCGTGAAAGCAGGGGTGTGACAAGTACTCGCCTCGCGGGTAACATGAAACTGTGAGCTTATGCCCATAATAGGGGTAAGAACGGAGGAGCAGATATGAGCAACCGATGCGAATTATGCGGTAGAGAGCCTGTGGAAACAACAGTTCATCATCTCACGCCCAAGGAAATGGGCGGTACTTTCATGCCTACTGCTGATCTATGTATTCCGTGTCATAAACAAATTCATTCGCTGTTTACCAACCAGGATCTTATCCGTCTCCATTTAACAGACATTCAGGCACTACGAGAGAATGAACGAATGGCCCCATTTGTTCGTTGGATTCGCAAACAGCCACCTTCCACCATTCCCCGGACACGCAAATCCAATCACGTTCGCAGATCCTAATTCAAACGATACTTCCCCATATAAAAACAAAAAGAACAGCCACAAGGTGAGCTTGCGCATGGCAGCATTTATTCTGCCTTACCTTGTGGCTGTTCTCTATAAACTCTTCAGGCTGGCAGATCTCGTCTTTATCTTCGCCTCATGATTCGTCCGCCGCCTACCCTTGTTTTGGGTTTCTTATAAGAGCTCTTTGGTGAATTGAACAATCCACCGCTTTTGTTACGTTCGACGGTACCGGTGCTCGGTTCCTTTTTTCGGCTAAACAATCCACCGCCTGAACCTACACTAGTATCGGTGTCTCCTCCCCGCCGGGTAATGGATCCTTTTCGATCAACCGTGATAGGCGGAGCCGCCTTTTTGTCATTGCTTGTTGGTGCACGATAAGTACCTTGATTCGGTTTGTACGTATCACGATCGGTGTACCCTCTGTACTTTCCGTATCCGCTGCCGCCAAAGGAATCAAACAAATTGCCAATGAGCGTTGCGGTCAAATACCCCTGTAAAAAGGAAGAATCATAATTCTGGCGTACGTATTCCTTGGAATCCACCTCAATTAAGGTATCTTCCTTCTTGTTCGGGTCCTGCTGCAAATGATAATACTGGTCCTGATACACCAGGAACATCCGCTCTTCATTTTCCGCCGAGATCTGATCAGGTTTTCGCTGTTCCGATAATTCCTGAGCCACTTCCGGAACCGAACGGTCGGCAGCCCGATACACATAGGATGTCGTATTGCCACTGCCACTTACAGACTCAAGCGGATAAGTGTCCTGAACGGAAGGCATCCCGCACGCGGACAACAGGGACATGACAAGGCTGAGGACCAGCATTAATTTTAATCCAAGTGCCATGCGCTTTTTCATTGGAACCTCTCCTAGCTCGAACGAATCACTTTGATATCCGCAGGAAGAATGGACTCACCTTCATACAGAGTAAATCTTCTGTCTTGCCATTCCACACGCAGAAGCATGTTATCATCAGACTGGTACTGCCAAACCAATTGCTCTCCAGCCTGACCATAAGGTGTCCTGCCGGCAGTGGTAACCATTCCTCCATATTCTTCCTCCAGATGATACGCGCGTCCGTCCAGATCGAGTAAGGTTGGGACTTCGTCTGGTGCGTCAAGACGGCCATCAATTGGCGTATAGAGGGAATAACGTGTCAATTCTCTTTCTTCTACATGCAAATGTCTAAACGTTGTACCGTCCTGCAGTGTGAGTACCACCGCTTTTCTCGCACGATGCTGCACCCGCCCCACAACTTCATACGTAACGAGCGAGACCTCACAGATATCTCCAGGCTCAAGGTCCAGCATGGTTTTCTCTGCTCGTGGTGGTTCGGGTTTGGCTAGTATTCCTTTAATCCGTTTCCATACACTCATACCCATTACTCCCGTTCGTTATCTTATAAACAAGCTGCAATAATTAATGCGCCCACAATGTGCAAAGCACCGGAGAACAAGCCATATCCTGTCTTCCCTTGCTGAATTCCTGTGTCCAGATCAAGATTGGCCCATGTGCGAATCATAAAGTGTACAACGCTCTCCAGAATAAGCAGGATGACAAATGAAACAACCGACACAAGCAGCGCTTCACCCAGATGACCCGCAGTCGAAATCGAAGTGGCAAGCACATAGCCTTGAGCAAACAGCTTCATGACCATCCGTGTCGTAACCGCCATGTTCCCTGCCTTAACTTCCGCAAAATCCTTATACTTCGTAAACAATGAATCCACATACATCAAAACAAAAAGCAAAACCGAGCCAGATAACGTCCAGACCAGCATCGCCAAAATGTTCAAATCCATTTACACAGCCCCCACTTATCAACATGAACCGCATTTAAAAGCGAAGGAGAAACGCTGTCTCTCCTCCGCCAGTGAACCCTGCCTGAGATGCAAGGTTTAGTTCTTATTTTCGTACTGCTTCATGAGTGCCGCCAGTTCATCCTCAACGGCCTGATCTTTGCCGAGTTTCTCGAACTCTTCATCCAGTGATTTTCCTTTGGAAGACATTTCGTTGCTCGCTTCAGCCTGTGCTTCCATTTGCATCATTTTCTCTTCCATACGTTTCATGCCAGCACTAGCTGTATCGGAACTGAATCCGTTCAGCGCTTTGTTGATTTCGGTTTGTGCTTTTGCTGCATTATAACGCGCTACCAGCGTTTCGCGCTTATTTTTCATTTGTGTCAATTGCTTGCGCATTTCATCCAGCTTGCCGCGCAGATTGTCTGCAGCAGCCTTATTCTGATCATAGCTTGTTTTATATTCTGCCATTTTTACTTCGGCAGCTTTTTTCTCTTCCAGAGCCCGGCGAGCCAGATCCATGTTCTGTGCACGTGCTGCAGTATGAGCTTGCTCCTCACGTTTCTTCACCAATGCTTCCTGTTCCTCGAACAGCTGCTTGAATTTTTTCTCAATCGCGATTTGTTGTGCTACAGCCTTTTCTGCATCTTCCAGATCTTCCTGCATATCACGGATATATTGATCCGTCATTTTGATTGGATCTTCTGCCTTGTCAATAATGGCATTAATGTTAGACATCGTTAAATCACGCAAACGTTTGAAAATGGACATTATGGTATTCCTCCTAGTCGATATTACATCCTTGTATATAATCATACATACGTGGTAACCTTCATCCCGTTTCAATTTTACCAAAAAAAATCATAAAACACGATTCCGGCTTACCCAAAATCTACTATTTAATATCATTCGCCAGGGTTAAATGGTCTTCGAGCAGCTTCTCCGCCGTCTGTACGATCTCATCGATCTGTACACGTGTAATGGCGTCAAAATGAATCCCCATAATGACGGTTACGGTCACCTTAAGAGAATTTGCGGCCTTACGTGCAAGACGCTCACACAATTCCTGTTCCTTATGCCCTGGAATATGGACTGCCGTCCCCACCACGCGTTCTCTTTCCGGATAAAAGGTCGCCACAGCCCCTATATGAGCTTTCCCACCCGTGACCAAAAATATCTTATCTTCTCCAGCTTCAAAGACCTGCAAACGAACTGATTTCAAATCATACGTACTCATCCTAATCCACCCATCCTTTGTGTGTATATGTAATGGTGGAATTATGAGCTTATCGACTGAATTGGACAATGAAACTTCTCACATTTATGCATAATGAACCATCACCGCGGGCATACCAAAGAGAACGCAATTTGACAAGGGAGGCTATATCATGCGTATTCGCCTCATCGCATTCTCCATGTTGATCCTTATATTTATGAGTGGAAGCTATTTACCTGGACAAGTGCTGGCAAAAACCGATCCAGAGAGCATACCTGCTGCAGAGCCGGATTTATCTGAGGATGAACAGCTGACACTCGGTCAGCTCAGGCAGAAATATGCCGATACGTTCAAAACCAATGGGCCTTCAACCAGACAGGTAGCACTAACTTTTGATGATGTGCCTGATCCGCGCTTCACTCCACAGGTATTGGATATTTTAAAGAAATATAATGTAAAAGCAACCTTTTTTATTGTTGGCAACCGGGCAGAGAAACATCCCGACCTCGTCAGACGAATCGTTAGGGAAGGTCACATTGTTGGGAACCACAGTTACAACCACCCTGAATTCAGCAAGCTGTCTTTGAATGCTTTTCGCAAACAAATTCTACATACCGGCGACATTATTCGTAAACTGACCGGGTATACACCTAAAATGATTCGTCCTCCATACGGGGACATTAATGAGAAACAGCTGCAATGGGCCGCAAGACAGCAATACAGCATCGTCAACTGGAATGTGGATTCGCTGGATTGGAAAGGCCTCAGCAAAGAGGAAGTGAAGCAGAATGTTTTATCTGCAGTCAAGCCAGGCTCCATCATTCTTCAGCATGCGGGCGGAGGCGTGGGCTCCAATCTGTCCGGTACCATCGGAGCACTTCCGGAGATTATAGATGAACTGCGATGCAGGGGCTTCAATCTGGTGACTTTGGACGAAATGCTGCAATTGCCAAAAAGCAAATAATGGTTAGACGAAACAACACAAGTTATGAATTAACCATTTTGCGCGTGTTAATAAAGACAAAGGGTACCCTTATTTCACGTTAATCGTGAATAAAGGCACCCTTTTGCTGGCACTGATACTTATTTCAAGATATAAAGTTCAACATCCTGAAAACCGAATGTGCTCACTGACTTCTGGCTCCCAGGAATGAAAATATCAATTCGTTTTCCTTTGATCGCCCCGCCGATATCCCTGGCAGTAGCCACAAATGCCTGCTTAGGCAGCCCCGGATGGGAGTGACCTGTAACAAGAACCTTCGTACCCAATGGAATCACACTAGGGTCTACGGCAATTGTGCCGAGTTCAAGTGGATTGCCGAAGTAATCAACAGCACCCCATCCACCATTTTCGGAAGCGGCTGCAGAGTACGCTGTTGCTTTCACATCAATGGACTTACTGTAATCAAACGTTTTGCCCCAAGCTTGAACGACTTTATCGTCAGCATTCACATCAAGGCTAGCGGTCGTAATCGTTTTTGCACCCGTAGAGCTCTTCGCTGCTGGAGCAGCTGAGGCCGTGTTTGCTTTTCCAGGAATCGTAATTTTTAAACCACCATAAATGTTGTAAGGCGAAATATCACTGTTTGCTTTAACCAGTGTGTTCAGTCCAACTCCATATTGTTTCGATAAGGTATAGAAGGTATCCCCTTCTTTGGCCACGTGAACAGAATCAGCGTGAGCTGGAACGGCCTGAATGAGCATTGCTGCTGTCAGCAGGGCTGCTGCTGTTTTGGCTATAGTTCTCTTCTTAATCATGGTCTTCCTCCCTCATTGTGCCTGCGAAGTTAGTTGTCGGATTCGGATGGAGGAAACCACCCTATAGGTCTCTGTTACATTCGTCTTGCGTTATGTACCCCTAATTCACCCCAAGCAGCGTGCTTATCAATCTTCCCCTCCACGGTCTGCATCGTTACATCCTCCACACTTCCTCCTCAGGAAGTTTCGGCAGGAACAATATATCACAATTTTGTAACCAGGGACCGTAGTAAATGTTACCAACTGTTTTAAACAACACATAATGCTGCTTAGAAATAAGGATTTTTCTTATTAAAGAGCGATCAAGCAGCTATGGAACGATGACAGAAAAGTTACTTTTACAACAATGGATACTTATCCATGCACAAAAAACAACCCTGCAAACGTGACGTGAGCAAGGTTGTTTGATTTCGTTTTTTGTTCGTTCTTATTCATGCGGTTTACTGACTGGATCATGCTCAAAGGCTATGACAAGACTTTACCGAGGAAGTCACGCGTACGTGGATGCTTAGGCTGACCAAATACTTCATCTGGTGTCCCCTCTTCCACAATGACACCGCCATCCATAAAGATGATGCGATCACCGACTTCACGGGCGAAGCCCATCTCGTGGGTAACGATAACCATAGTCATGCCGCCTTCAGCCAGGCGTTTCATAACGTCGAGCACTTCACCAACCATTTCAGGGTCAAGTGCAGATGTCGGCTCGTCAAACAGCATCACATGCGGCTGCATCGCAAGCGCTCTGGCAATAGCAATCCGCTGCTTCTGTCCACCAGACAGCTGACTCGGATAAGCATCTTTTTTATCCAACAGCCCCACGGTTTTAAGCAAGTCTGCGGCAATCTGCTTGGCTTCCTGTGCAGACTGTTTTTTGACTTTAATCGGGGCAATGGTAATGTTTTGCTCCACAGTTTTATGCGGAAACAGATTAAAGTGCTGGAACACCATCCCCATTTTCTCCCGCGTTGCATTAATGTTGTGTTTGGGATCCGTGATCGATACGCCTTCGAAATTAATCTCACCTGAAGTAGGCTGCTCCAACAGGTTAAGACAGCGCAGGAAGGTACTTTTGCCTGATCCTGAAGGACCAATCACAACAACGACCTCGCCCTTGCCAATTGAGACATCTATGCCTTTTAGTACTTCGTTTTTGTCGTAGGATTTGTGTAATTGTCTAACGTCTATCACTTGCACTCAACTTCCTTTCCAGTCGACCCAGCAGCTTGGACAAAATAAATGTCAATACAAAGTATATGGCTGCTGCAATAAGGAACGGATTCATTCCTTGGTACGTAATGTTTTTGACTACACTTGCCTGATACATGATATCAACCATACCAATGACCGAGATAATGGAAGATTCCTTGATGATCGTTACGAATTCATTACCGATAGCAGGCAGCACAGCTTTGAAGGCCTGTGGCAAAATAATAAATCTCATGGCCGCGGCTCTACCCATCCCAAGCGAACGGGCTGCTTCCAGTTGACCGCGGTCAACGCCTTGAATCCCTGCACGGAAGATCTCTGCAAGGTAAGCACCACTATTGATGGAAAGAGTTAAGATACCCGCCTGAAGAGGCGAGAACGTAATACCAAATGTCAAGGCAAGACCATAATAAATAATCATCAATTGAACCAGCATCGGCGTACCACGAATGACTTCTACATAAGCCGTACCAATCCACCGCAAAATTGCTGTATCATGCATTCGGAACAGGCAAATGATCAAACCAATGATTACCCCGAAGATTACACCAAGTGCAGACAATAAGAGGGTATAACCCACGCCCGTAGCATAGAAGCTTTTGTACTGCCAGAATACTTCAAAAATATTTGGCGATGCGACCTCACGGTCTGCCATCAATTGACTGGCTTCCGTTACCATCTGATCAATTTTATTTTCACTCTTCAATCGTTCAAGCGTACCATTAACGGCATTAAGCAACTCCGTATTGCCTTTGCGAATCCCGATCGCTGCTGCTACTTGCTCTTCGTCCGGAACCGCAGGAGCAAGTCCAATCATATCGTCCAGGTAGCCTGCGGCAACCGTATCTTCTACGATTGCAGCGTTGATCCGCTTCGTCTGAAGTTGAAGCACAATGTCCGAGATTTTATCAAGAGACGTCAGCTTGACTCCAGGAATCTTCTGTCCGATCGTTTCCTGAATCGAACCTTTCTGTGCTCCGATTTTTTCATTTTCCAGTGCAGCCATGGTTGGGTATTTGTCTTTATCCTCATTGCGAACCATGATGACTTGTTTCGATTTATAGTAGGTATCCGAGAAGTCGATACTTTTTTTGCGGTCCTCTGTCGGTGTCATGCCTGAAATAACGATATCCACGCGTCCACTCTGCAAGGCAGGCAGCAGGCCGTCAAAACCCATATCTTCTATGACAAGTTCTACGCCCAGATCGGCAGCAATCTCTTTGGCAATGGCAATATCAAATCCGACAATCTCATCCTTGCCATTAATCACTTTATGGAATTCATATGGTGCAAAGTCGGCACTCGTGCCGAGAACCAATTTTTTACTGTCTGAAGTGCCCGTAGTTCCACTTGCCAGCGCCGAAGGAACGGCAGCCGTCAATAAAACGACAAAGGTCAACAGCATCATGGTGTAACGACTAATCAATTTCAACCCTGTTCTCCCCTTATAATACATTATGTGCTTCCTCATGTTGATGCCTGAGTCATTATAAAGTACAATGCATGATTATGCAATGAGTTTTCAACTTACAAATCCTGACTTGTTTCTGAAAAAACCAAGCAAACATGATATAATGACTAAATTATTTTCATTTTGCACGAAGGAGTTCACGATGACACATACTAAATCACAAATTTTGACGGTTATTGATCAATATGCTTCCCGTTTTAAGGAGATTTCATCATACATTGGTGCTAATCCCGAACTCGGGAACGAGGAATACCTTGCTTCTGCCCGCCTAAAGGAAGAACTGTTATTT contains:
- a CDS encoding polysaccharide deacetylase family protein, whose amino-acid sequence is MRIRLIAFSMLILIFMSGSYLPGQVLAKTDPESIPAAEPDLSEDEQLTLGQLRQKYADTFKTNGPSTRQVALTFDDVPDPRFTPQVLDILKKYNVKATFFIVGNRAEKHPDLVRRIVREGHIVGNHSYNHPEFSKLSLNAFRKQILHTGDIIRKLTGYTPKMIRPPYGDINEKQLQWAARQQYSIVNWNVDSLDWKGLSKEEVKQNVLSAVKPGSIILQHAGGGVGSNLSGTIGALPEIIDELRCRGFNLVTLDEMLQLPKSK
- a CDS encoding 3D domain-containing protein yields the protein MIKKRTIAKTAAALLTAAMLIQAVPAHADSVHVAKEGDTFYTLSKQYGVGLNTLVKANSDISPYNIYGGLKITIPGKANTASAAPAAKSSTGAKTITTASLDVNADDKVVQAWGKTFDYSKSIDVKATAYSAAASENGGWGAVDYFGNPLELGTIAVDPSVIPLGTKVLVTGHSHPGLPKQAFVATARDIGGAIKGKRIDIFIPGSQKSVSTFGFQDVELYILK
- a CDS encoding amino acid ABC transporter ATP-binding protein, with protein sequence MIDVRQLHKSYDKNEVLKGIDVSIGKGEVVVVIGPSGSGKSTFLRCLNLLEQPTSGEINFEGVSITDPKHNINATREKMGMVFQHFNLFPHKTVEQNITIAPIKVKKQSAQEAKQIAADLLKTVGLLDKKDAYPSQLSGGQKQRIAIARALAMQPHVMLFDEPTSALDPEMVGEVLDVMKRLAEGGMTMVIVTHEMGFAREVGDRIIFMDGGVIVEEGTPDEVFGQPKHPRTRDFLGKVLS
- a CDS encoding ABC transporter substrate-binding protein/permease, which produces MMLLTFVVLLTAAVPSALASGTTGTSDSKKLVLGTSADFAPYEFHKVINGKDEIVGFDIAIAKEIAADLGVELVIEDMGFDGLLPALQSGRVDIVISGMTPTEDRKKSIDFSDTYYKSKQVIMVRNEDKDKYPTMAALENEKIGAQKGSIQETIGQKIPGVKLTSLDKISDIVLQLQTKRINAAIVEDTVAAGYLDDMIGLAPAVPDEEQVAAAIGIRKGNTELLNAVNGTLERLKSENKIDQMVTEASQLMADREVASPNIFEVFWQYKSFYATGVGYTLLLSALGVIFGVIIGLIICLFRMHDTAILRWIGTAYVEVIRGTPMLVQLMIIYYGLALTFGITFSPLQAGILTLSINSGAYLAEIFRAGIQGVDRGQLEAARSLGMGRAAAMRFIILPQAFKAVLPAIGNEFVTIIKESSIISVIGMVDIMYQASVVKNITYQGMNPFLIAAAIYFVLTFILSKLLGRLERKLSASDRR